TGAGGAGTTTACCACTGGTACACTATGCTGATGTTTCCTGTGTGTCTTTTGCAGATGACTTCCAAAGGAGCATATGGCAGAATGTGTCAGTGTCTGTAGGCCATGGTCAAATGAACAGCCACGGCACAATGCTGTTGTGGAACCTGTCTGCCCCCTGCAGGCTGGATGCTGAAGTGTGGCCCTGTCACAGAGAGAATGGTTGCAGGGAGATAATGGGCTTCCGACAACAAATAAAGGCCAAATGGAGACAAAACAGCAAAGGACTATGGGTAAGAAAACCGTACTAGGCCTTGTACCCCTCATTTAAATTCTTTCTCCTGTTTACCAGTACGTGCTTTGAAATCAACCCTTAAACTGAacttgtaaaaaatattaaaatgtaatattgtcCCCTGGAAAATTCTGTACACATTATCCCcaagttttcagtgttttacaggTTTTGTGTCACTGGAAActatattttagttttgtaaGTTTGAGGAAACATGACTGCTCAGCATGTTTATTAAACTAATGAGAAACACAACTGTATTCACTTTAGGAGAACAAAGGGGTGTTTGAAGACATCAATCTCCAGCCCTCATCATGTGTGATGGTAACAAATTCTCTTCAGCCAGTGAGTTACACAGTGTAAATTAGTGAAactgaagaactcattcatgTTAATCCATTCATGCAGGTCACAGTACAGGGACATGAGCTGGGGCCCTTCTGTTTTAATAAGAGTAAGTCTGAACATTTATTTGATGACTGGGTAATAATATACTGATCTACAGAACCTTTTACTTAAGCTTTGTATATACTATTTGCAGATGACAGGTGGCGCTGGAGTCTCCTGGttgtcagtgttttgctgctgaTTTGCATGACAGCCCTCgtattttatttccttcatCAGTATGTCAAGAGtaagttttatttactgttttctttaatttatcaACCTAAAGTACATGATGTAAATACAGACGTGTCTAATTTCTTCCTGGCAATTGTTAACAGACTCACGAGATAACATGAATCTCCTACATAAATTGCAACCACTTCCGACAaagatttctttcattttcttcatagACCAAGTCTTAGTTACTAAATAAGTAGTTAATGTAAGTAAATAAATGGCAAATAGAAGgtaataaatgtttatgtgcATATTACTCAAAAAAAGAACTTTCCTTTTTCATGGCACTTGATTGGCATTTTCTTCTTGCATATTTTTGCTAATGCTTTATGTATATTTACTcataattttaacttttatagAATGGGTGTGGAGCTGGAACCACTGTGTATTTGTAAAGAGTgagttttctttccttttccttaaagataaaataataatggaaCAAGCCAAACCATCTcacatttattcttgttttgtctgtctaAAGGTGCAAGAAAGGGTCATGTGGTGTTGGTGAGTCCCCCAGATGTGGATGATGGTGTTTCAGAGTTAATTTGTCGGTTCGGCTCTCAGCTCCGAGACCAGGGCTTCAGTGTATCTGTGGACCAGTGGAGCAGAAAGGAGCAGTGCACCTGGGGGCCACTGCTATGGTTGCACTCCCAGCTGCTGGAGCCAAACAGCCGAGTTGTGCTCTTTCTGAACCACACTGCCTTGAACAAAACAGAGGAGTGGGCCCATCAGCAAACAGATATTATCACGTCAAAAAGGGAAGACAATGGTCCTACTCAGATATGCTCACCCTATTCTGATGTGTTCACGGCCACCCTGCACATTGTACAAGCCGACAAGCAACTAGGGAGAGCTCAAGAACGTTTTCTGCTGGTGACGCTTCTCTCCCAAATGAGCAGTATCTGGAATTTACCAAAGCTTCTTCGGGGGCTGCCACTTTTCCAGCATCCCTCTCAGACTCAAGCTTTCCTAGCTGAGCTAACTATGGGAGGGAAATGGAGGACATCAAATGTTGCTGGAAGAACATGCACAGGTTGGAAATGGGCTGTCTCAGACAGATGGAGAGTAAAGACTAAAAAGGGACCAGAACAGCAGAAGAAATCACCATTGAAGAATATTGGAGTTGAGATAAACATGGAGACAAAGTTCTTACAGCAACCGTGAATGTGCAAATGAAGGACATGTTCATCCAAGTTATATTCGACACTTTAAAAAGATGGCAACTATTTATATTGTTCTTGTTACTGTTAACAACCAACACCAAATGACAACAAAGTGTTATTCCATCTAtaatttatttcctctttttataGTATTTAACGTATTtgtaagacagaaaaatgtagtGCTCAATGCCTATGAGTGCCCACCCTGACTCCTGTCAGCCAAGCATTAACACCAACAGGTGGTACcaatgttgtggctaattgaTGGAACAGTATTGCATTTGTTTAGGTGGGTTAGGTGCACTAGTGTGTACTTGCTGTAGTAGAACAGTGTATGATTgactcaaaataaatatttattgtgcAGTAATGAAGGAATATATTAACCAGTGCAAGGACGTGGCTCATCGATGTCTTTCTAGTTATTTTGGACTACAGTGAGGATATATAGCACAGAGGAATGCGTTACATCAGGGCTGAGGTTATCAAAGAAAGgattcattgtttgttttgttttttgttttatttgatttgttgaccatagaataaatgaagaaattatcCTTTAAGATGCAGAAATCCTACAAAGTAATTATATCTTTACACACGTACCTATAAATAAACATGCTTATATGTGCACGTGGGTGATCTTGACTTGTGATTGGCC
This genomic interval from Channa argus isolate prfri chromosome 5, Channa argus male v1.0, whole genome shotgun sequence contains the following:
- the LOC137127026 gene encoding uncharacterized protein isoform X1, whose protein sequence is MFPGWSFWWLVSVILQMTTCQLEFSESDSHEVICLPGLSECMMEDVISFGKEETEAVEIQTLSPYVKLCCNDSIMLCTLCLVIDIEIAIDLDKDLEDEGYSGSDETPKIQKENPKASVTVCYQAPILLPTCKNVEFTINPTALSQENTTKMSMVIFNPIGVSFSSQVFVKSTHLLQHVVAPSLAEVCRQEFQERVENCRAPRINAVINNKTNNVDLKFAESNKRQSLCVQYEKNGTCQKLNRMTVPLYSVVPCMCFQVWYEDEERPVHSLSCPFINNDDFQRSIWQNVSVSVGHGQMNSHGTMLLWNLSAPCRLDAEVWPCHRENGCREIMGFRQQIKAKWRQNSKGLWENKGVFEDINLQPSSCVMVTVQGHELGPFCFNKNDRWRWSLLVVSVLLLICMTALVFYFLHQYVKKWVWSWNHCVFVKSARKGHVVLVSPPDVDDGVSELICRFGSQLRDQGFSVSVDQWSRKEQCTWGPLLWLHSQLLEPNSRVVLFLNHTALNKTEEWAHQQTDIITSKREDNGPTQICSPYSDVFTATLHIVQADKQLGRAQERFLLVTLLSQMSSIWNLPKLLRGLPLFQHPSQTQAFLAELTMGGKWRTSNVAGRTCTGWKWAVSDRWRVKTKKGPEQQKKSPLKNIGVEINMETKFLQQP
- the LOC137127026 gene encoding uncharacterized protein isoform X2 — encoded protein: MFPGWSFWWLVSVILQMTTCQLEFSESDSHEVICLPGLSECMMEDVISFGKEETEAVEIQTLSPYVKLCCNDSIMLCTLCLVIDIEIAIDLDKDLEDEGYSGSDETPKIQKENPKASVTVCYQAPILLPTCKNVEFTINPTALSQENTTKMSMVIFNPIGVSFSSQVFVKSTHLLQHVVAPSLAEVCRQEFQERVENCRAPRINAVINNKTNNVDLKFAESNKRQSLCVQYEKNGTCQVWYEDEERPVHSLSCPFINNDDFQRSIWQNVSVSVGHGQMNSHGTMLLWNLSAPCRLDAEVWPCHRENGCREIMGFRQQIKAKWRQNSKGLWENKGVFEDINLQPSSCVMVTVQGHELGPFCFNKNDRWRWSLLVVSVLLLICMTALVFYFLHQYVKKWVWSWNHCVFVKSARKGHVVLVSPPDVDDGVSELICRFGSQLRDQGFSVSVDQWSRKEQCTWGPLLWLHSQLLEPNSRVVLFLNHTALNKTEEWAHQQTDIITSKREDNGPTQICSPYSDVFTATLHIVQADKQLGRAQERFLLVTLLSQMSSIWNLPKLLRGLPLFQHPSQTQAFLAELTMGGKWRTSNVAGRTCTGWKWAVSDRWRVKTKKGPEQQKKSPLKNIGVEINMETKFLQQP